DNA from Evansella sp. LMS18:
TATTTGTGGGTGGAGCTCGGCCTGCAGACAGTGCATGAACGGACTGCGAATCTGATAAACCGGGCGCATGACTACCAGTGTTATGTTGATGGAGTAGCTAAGCTGCGAAAACATAATATCAATGTCTGCTCCCATATTATAAACGGACTGCCGCTGGAAACGCCTGAAATGATGCTTGAAACCGCTAAGGAAGTGGCAAAACTGGACGTTCAGGGGATAAAAATCCATCTGCTTCATCTGCTGAAAAAGACACCGATGGTTAAACAATACGAAAAAGGCTTAGTAGAGCTCATGAATCGTGATGAGTATATCAGCCTGGTCTGTGACCAGCTGGAAATAATACCCCCGGAAATGATCGTCCACCGCCTTACTGGAGACGGACCTGCCGACTTGCTCGTCGGGCCGATGTGGAGTATGAATAAGTGGGATGTTTTAAATGGTATCGATAATGAGTTAAAGCAGAGGGACAGCTGGCAAGGTAAATACTATGCTGGCACGGGCGAGGTGACCGGGGTATGAAACTTTCCGGAGTATTGCCATTCGCCAGGGAACTCCTGCAAAAAGCAGTCTCAGCAGGAGACATTGTGATCGACGGAACTGCCGGCAACGGCCATGACACACTGTTTCTGGCTCAGCTTGTCGGGGAGCAGGGCACCGTTTACAGCTTTGACATTCAGCAGCAGGCCATTGAAAGTACGGCGAAGCGTCTTTCAGAAAAGGCAGCAGAACATCAGGTCCGTCTTATTCATGACGGCCATGAAAAAATAAGCCAGCATCTTTTGCCTGAACACTATGGTAAGGTCGCAGGCTCGATTTTTAACCTTGGCTACCTGCCTGGCAGCGATAAAACAGTAGTAACAACACCGGAAACTACAATTTCCGCTGTGGAACAAGTTACGGAGCATTTGAAACCGGAAGGGATACTCGTGCTTGTTGTATACCACGGCCATCCTGAAGGACAAGTGGAAAGAGATACCCTCCTTCCATT
Protein-coding regions in this window:
- a CDS encoding TIGR01212 family radical SAM protein (This family includes YhcC from E. coli K-12, an uncharacterized radical SAM protein.), whose translation is MEQIPAYFGDKRYFTWNAHLKQQFGEKIIKVPLDAGFDCPNRDGSVAHGGCTFCSERGSGDFAGDRKDDLVTQFNTIKDKMHRKWKTGKYMGYFQAYTNTYAPVEQLREMYEVILEQEGVIGLSIATRPDCLPDDVVEYLAELNERTYLWVELGLQTVHERTANLINRAHDYQCYVDGVAKLRKHNINVCSHIINGLPLETPEMMLETAKEVAKLDVQGIKIHLLHLLKKTPMVKQYEKGLVELMNRDEYISLVCDQLEIIPPEMIVHRLTGDGPADLLVGPMWSMNKWDVLNGIDNELKQRDSWQGKYYAGTGEVTGV
- a CDS encoding class I SAM-dependent methyltransferase — encoded protein: MKLSGVLPFARELLQKAVSAGDIVIDGTAGNGHDTLFLAQLVGEQGTVYSFDIQQQAIESTAKRLSEKAAEHQVRLIHDGHEKISQHLLPEHYGKVAGSIFNLGYLPGSDKTVVTTPETTISAVEQVTEHLKPEGILVLVVYHGHPEGQVERDTLLPFVRSLPQEEYHVLEYRFTNQKNNPPFIIAVEKRKKKSQGA